From a single Ornithodoros turicata isolate Travis chromosome 8, ASM3712646v1, whole genome shotgun sequence genomic region:
- the LOC135366124 gene encoding uncharacterized protein LOC135366124 isoform X2 — protein MHVLPCKKTKKRLHHGESTDNYSEAENNEKPKEKPHSDWKVVYYQLPCFYCDRNEYVVNTSKCGIRDFDPFDPSLKGHIYRLKPERCDIPPPAILQRGSSLYLSDKVVKMCYACVPQHVACTYQEVGRNRSANIPDDSVVYSERVTLTFRVPVHAEYIKVECRCRNGEVFYTDFFLLPTMKKKVQSKSQITSAVSDGTAERLSVVVLGLDSVSRLNFKRYMKRTRNYIERFRPFEMLGMTKVGDNSFPNQIPLLTGKKESEVNKLCATSFLDDEDLVWKKYSRKGYHTLFLEEMPWNGLFRHYCRGFRDPPAEYYPTPLILAVSRSGLKDHSGKLPCFGSRDQTSVHLNYTASVLSLLKDKLHFSYAWLTDVAHEDVNGAGYADTSFRATFQSLEEAGVMNRSVVVFLSDHGTRYGDIRLLLTGKYEDRLPFCFLMFPPAFHQRYPHVIENLRKNQRRLTTPFDLHATLLEISQFPAFADKQEYRTRYGMSLLHEIPEDRTCEDASISPHWCCCQQTREVSAKNQLAARMAMLVVDTVNGWLEKEVPGKCVPLIFGMVISVQKRLLTHVKDGTLFFWVTLSTFNTGALLESTVARNKTGGMKVVDIVSRLNRFDSPNACISHRLLEMYCVCRNITAAS, from the exons ATGCACGTTCTTCCatgcaagaagacgaagaagagacTTCACCATGGCGAATCTACGGATAACTATAGCGAAGCTGAGAACAATGAGAAACCAAAAGAGAAACCGCACAGCGATTGGAAAG TCGTCTACTACCAACTTCCTTGCTTCTACTGCGATCGCAACGAATACGTCGTTAACACCAGCAAGTGCGGGATTCGTGACTTCGATCCATTCGACCCGTCTCTCAAAGGACACATCTACCGCTTGAAGCCTGAACGTTGCGATATCCCACCACCAGCCATACTCCAAAGGGGATCCTCCCTTTATCTTAGCGATAAAGTTGTGAAAATGTGCTACGCGTGTGTCCCGCAGCACGTCGCATGTACATATCAAGAGGTCGGCCGAAACCGCTCGGCGAATATCCCAGACGACAGCGTCGTCTACAGCGAACGAGTTACACTTACTTTTCGAGTTCCAGTGCATGCGGAGTACATCAAAGTGGAGTGCCGTTGTCGAAACGGTGAAGTTTTTTACACGGACTTCTTTCTTCTGCCCACGATGAAAAAGAAAGTGCAATCTAAAAGCCAAATCACATCCGCGGTGTCAGACGGTACTGCTGAAAGACTGAGTGTCGTAGTACTTGGACTGGACTCGGTTTCTCGTCTCAACTTCAAGCGTTATATGAAACGGACGCGCAATTATATCGAACGTTTTCGCCCATTTGAGATGCTTGGCATGACGAAAGTGGGCGACAACTCTTTTCCAAATCAGATTCCGTTGCTGACTGGCAAGAAAGAAAGCGAGGTGAACAAATTATGTGCCACAAGCTTCCTTGACGATGAAGACTTGGTTTGGAAGAAATATTCTCGCAAAGGTTACCACACTCTCTTCCTAGAAGAAATGCCGTGGAATGGCTTGTTCAGGCACTACTGCCGTGGCTTTCGCGACCCTCCTGCCGAATACTACCCTACGCCTCTCATTCTGGCAGTTTCGAGATCGGGCTTGAAGGATCACAGTGGCAAACTTCCCTGCTTTGGATCCAGAGATCAGACATCGGTACACTTGAACTACACGGCGTCGGTGTTATCTCTTCTGAAAGACAAGCTGCACTTTTCGTATGCGTGGCTAACTGACGTGGCGCACGAAGACGTTAACGGAGCTGGTTACGCTGACACTTCGTTCCGAGCAACATTCCAAAGTCTCGAGGAAGCGGGAGTCATGAACCGTTCCGTCGTCGTCTTCTTGAGCGACCATGGAACCCGATACGGAGACATCCGTCTATTATTAACTGGAAAGTACGAAGATAGATTGCCCTTCTGTTTCTTAATGTTTCCTCCAGCTTTCCATCAAAGATACCCTCACGTAATTGAAAACCTTCGCAAGAACCAGCGTAGGCTGACGACACCGTTTGATCTCCACGCCACCCTGTTGGAGATATCGCAGTTCCCTGCCTTTGCCGACAAGCAGGAATACAGAACCAGGTACGGTATGAGCCTCTTGCATGAGATACCTGAAGATAGGACGTGCGAGGATGCCTCCATATCACCGCACTGGTGCTGCTGCCAACAAACACGCGAGGTATCTGCCAAGAACCAATTAGCCGCGCGCATGGCAATGCTTGTAGTGGACACCGTAAATGGCTGGTTGGAAAAGGAAGTGCCAGGAAAGTGCGTCCCGCTTATATTCGGGATGGTGATCAGCGTCCAAAAGCGACTTCTAACGCACGTAAAGGACGGAACGCTTTTCTTCTGGGTCACCCTCTCAACGTTCAACACAGGTGCCCTCTTGGAAAGCACAGTGGCCAGGAATAAGACCGGTGGCATGAAGGTCGTTGACATTGTTAGTCGTTTAAATAGATTCGACTCGCCTAACGCTTGTATAAGTCACCGCCTTCTTGAGATGTACTGCGTCTGCCGAAATATAACAGCAGCGTCTTAG
- the LOC135366124 gene encoding uncharacterized protein LOC135366124 isoform X1: MANLRITIAKLRTMRNQKRNRTAIGKVMEWWTRRSLVTLCILPPIFMIPAVVYYQLPCFYCDRNEYVVNTSKCGIRDFDPFDPSLKGHIYRLKPERCDIPPPAILQRGSSLYLSDKVVKMCYACVPQHVACTYQEVGRNRSANIPDDSVVYSERVTLTFRVPVHAEYIKVECRCRNGEVFYTDFFLLPTMKKKVQSKSQITSAVSDGTAERLSVVVLGLDSVSRLNFKRYMKRTRNYIERFRPFEMLGMTKVGDNSFPNQIPLLTGKKESEVNKLCATSFLDDEDLVWKKYSRKGYHTLFLEEMPWNGLFRHYCRGFRDPPAEYYPTPLILAVSRSGLKDHSGKLPCFGSRDQTSVHLNYTASVLSLLKDKLHFSYAWLTDVAHEDVNGAGYADTSFRATFQSLEEAGVMNRSVVVFLSDHGTRYGDIRLLLTGKYEDRLPFCFLMFPPAFHQRYPHVIENLRKNQRRLTTPFDLHATLLEISQFPAFADKQEYRTRYGMSLLHEIPEDRTCEDASISPHWCCCQQTREVSAKNQLAARMAMLVVDTVNGWLEKEVPGKCVPLIFGMVISVQKRLLTHVKDGTLFFWVTLSTFNTGALLESTVARNKTGGMKVVDIVSRLNRFDSPNACISHRLLEMYCVCRNITAAS, encoded by the exons ATGGCGAATCTACGGATAACTATAGCGAAGCTGAGAACAATGAGAAACCAAAAGAGAAACCGCACAGCGATTGGAAAG GTCATGGAGTGGTGGACGAGAAGGTCACTAGTCACACTATGCATTCTTCCACCTATTTTCATGATACCTGCAGTCGTCTACTACCAACTTCCTTGCTTCTACTGCGATCGCAACGAATACGTCGTTAACACCAGCAAGTGCGGGATTCGTGACTTCGATCCATTCGACCCGTCTCTCAAAGGACACATCTACCGCTTGAAGCCTGAACGTTGCGATATCCCACCACCAGCCATACTCCAAAGGGGATCCTCCCTTTATCTTAGCGATAAAGTTGTGAAAATGTGCTACGCGTGTGTCCCGCAGCACGTCGCATGTACATATCAAGAGGTCGGCCGAAACCGCTCGGCGAATATCCCAGACGACAGCGTCGTCTACAGCGAACGAGTTACACTTACTTTTCGAGTTCCAGTGCATGCGGAGTACATCAAAGTGGAGTGCCGTTGTCGAAACGGTGAAGTTTTTTACACGGACTTCTTTCTTCTGCCCACGATGAAAAAGAAAGTGCAATCTAAAAGCCAAATCACATCCGCGGTGTCAGACGGTACTGCTGAAAGACTGAGTGTCGTAGTACTTGGACTGGACTCGGTTTCTCGTCTCAACTTCAAGCGTTATATGAAACGGACGCGCAATTATATCGAACGTTTTCGCCCATTTGAGATGCTTGGCATGACGAAAGTGGGCGACAACTCTTTTCCAAATCAGATTCCGTTGCTGACTGGCAAGAAAGAAAGCGAGGTGAACAAATTATGTGCCACAAGCTTCCTTGACGATGAAGACTTGGTTTGGAAGAAATATTCTCGCAAAGGTTACCACACTCTCTTCCTAGAAGAAATGCCGTGGAATGGCTTGTTCAGGCACTACTGCCGTGGCTTTCGCGACCCTCCTGCCGAATACTACCCTACGCCTCTCATTCTGGCAGTTTCGAGATCGGGCTTGAAGGATCACAGTGGCAAACTTCCCTGCTTTGGATCCAGAGATCAGACATCGGTACACTTGAACTACACGGCGTCGGTGTTATCTCTTCTGAAAGACAAGCTGCACTTTTCGTATGCGTGGCTAACTGACGTGGCGCACGAAGACGTTAACGGAGCTGGTTACGCTGACACTTCGTTCCGAGCAACATTCCAAAGTCTCGAGGAAGCGGGAGTCATGAACCGTTCCGTCGTCGTCTTCTTGAGCGACCATGGAACCCGATACGGAGACATCCGTCTATTATTAACTGGAAAGTACGAAGATAGATTGCCCTTCTGTTTCTTAATGTTTCCTCCAGCTTTCCATCAAAGATACCCTCACGTAATTGAAAACCTTCGCAAGAACCAGCGTAGGCTGACGACACCGTTTGATCTCCACGCCACCCTGTTGGAGATATCGCAGTTCCCTGCCTTTGCCGACAAGCAGGAATACAGAACCAGGTACGGTATGAGCCTCTTGCATGAGATACCTGAAGATAGGACGTGCGAGGATGCCTCCATATCACCGCACTGGTGCTGCTGCCAACAAACACGCGAGGTATCTGCCAAGAACCAATTAGCCGCGCGCATGGCAATGCTTGTAGTGGACACCGTAAATGGCTGGTTGGAAAAGGAAGTGCCAGGAAAGTGCGTCCCGCTTATATTCGGGATGGTGATCAGCGTCCAAAAGCGACTTCTAACGCACGTAAAGGACGGAACGCTTTTCTTCTGGGTCACCCTCTCAACGTTCAACACAGGTGCCCTCTTGGAAAGCACAGTGGCCAGGAATAAGACCGGTGGCATGAAGGTCGTTGACATTGTTAGTCGTTTAAATAGATTCGACTCGCCTAACGCTTGTATAAGTCACCGCCTTCTTGAGATGTACTGCGTCTGCCGAAATATAACAGCAGCGTCTTAG
- the LOC135366125 gene encoding uncharacterized protein LOC135366125 yields MRTAMEKVMACWTKRPLLALCIIPPMCMIPAIICYQLTSFYRDRYEYVVNTSECRIRHFDPFDPSLKGLIYRLPTKRCDLLPPTILQRGSSLYLSDEVVQMYYMCIPQHVTCTYQEVCRNRSANIPDDSVVYSERVTLTFGVPVHAEYIKVECRCRNGKVFYTDFFLLPMMKKEVQSERHFTSAASDDTTDKLSVVVLGLDSVSRLNFKRYMKRTRNYIERFRPFEMLGMTKVGDNTFPNQIPLLTGKKEREVNELCATSFLDDEDLVWKKYSRKGYHTLFLEEMPWIGLFSHYCRGFRDPPVDYYPRPLILAVSRSALKVYSGKLPCFGARDQTSVHLNYTASVLSLLKDELHFSYTWIIDVAHEDVNGAGYADSSFRATFQSLEEAGVMNRSVVVFLSDHGTRYGDIRLLLTGKYEDRLPFCFLMFPPAFHQKYPHVIENLRKNQRRLTTPFDLHATLLEISQFPAFADKREFRTRYGMSLLHEIPEDRTCEDASISPHWCCCQQTLEVSAKNQLAARMAMLVVDTINDWLEKEVPGKCVLLVFGNVISVQKRLLTHVKDGTLFFWVTLTASNTGALLESTVAMNKAGGMKVVDIVSRLNRFESPDSCISHRLLEMYCVCRNITVAYIERQISVH; encoded by the exons ATGAGAACAGCGATGGAAAAA GTCATGGCGTGCTGGACAAAAAGGCCACTCCTCGCTCTCTGCATTATCCCACCTATGTGCATGATACCCGCAATCATCTGCTATCAACTTACTAGCTTCTACCGCGATCGCTACGAATACGTCGTTAACACCAGCGAGTGCAGAATTCGTCACTTCGATCCATTCGACCCCTCTCTCAAAGGACTCATCTACCGCTTGCCGACTAAACGTTGTGATTTGCTACCACCAACAATACTCCAAAGGGGATCCTCCCTTTATCTCAGCGACGAAGTTGTGCAAATGTATTACATGTGTATCCCGCAGCACGTCACTTGTACATATCAAGAAGTCTGCCGAAACCGCTCGGCGAATATCCCAGACGACAGCGTCGTCTACAGCGAACGGGTTACTCTTACCTTCGGAGTTCCAGTGCATGCGGAGTACATAAAAGTGGAATGCCGTTGTCGAAACGGTAAAGTTTTTTATACAGACTTCTTCCTTCTGCCCATGATGAAAAAGGAAGTGCAGTCTGAACGCCATTTCACATCCGCGGCGTCAGACGATACTACTGACAAACTAAGTGTCGTAGTATTAGGACTGGACTCGGTGTCTCGTCTCAACTTTAAGCGTTATATGAAACGGACGCGCAATTATATCGAACGTTTTCGTCCATTTGAGATGCTTGGCATGACGAAAGTGGGCGACAACACTTTTCCAAATCAGATTCCGTTGCTGACTGGAAAGAAAGAACGCGAGGTGAACGAATTATGTGCCACAAGCTTCCTTGACGACGAAGACTTGGTTTGGAAGAAATATTCTCGCAAAGGTTACCACACACTCTTCCTagaagagatgccgtggattgGCTTGTTCAGCCACTACTGCCGTGGCTTTCGCGACCCTCCTGTCGATTACTACCCTAGACCTCTCATTCTGGCAGTTTCGAGATCGGCCCTGAAGGTTTACAGTGGCAAACTTCCCTGCTTTGGAGCCAGAGATCAGACATCGGTACACTTGAACTACACGGCGTCGGTGCTGTCTCTTCTGAAAGACGAGCTGCATTTTTCGTATACATGGATAATTGACGTAGCGCACGAAGACGTTAACGGAGCTGGTTACGCTGACAGTTCATTCCGAGCAACGTTCCAAAGTCTCGAGGAAGCGGGAGTCATGAACCGTTCCGTCGTCGTCTTCTTGAGCGACCATGGAACCCGATACGGAGACATCCGTCTATTATTAACTGGAAAGTACGAAGATCGACTGCCCTTCTGTTTCTTAATGTTTCCTCCAGCTTTCCATCAAAAATACCCTCACGTAATTGAAAATCTTCGCAAGAACCAGCGTAGGCTGACGACACCGTTTGACCTCCACGCTACACTGTTGGAAATATCGCAGTTCCCTGCCTTTGCCGACAAGCGGGAATTCAGAACCAGGTACGGTATGAGCCTCTTGCATGAGATACCTGAAGATAGGACGTGCGAGGATGCCTCCATATCACCACACTGGTGCTGCTGCCAACAAACACTCGAGGTATCTGCCAAGAACCAATTAGCCGCACGCATGGCAATGCTTGTAGTGGACACCATAAATGACTGGTTGGAAAAGGAAGTGCCAGGAAAGTGCGTCCTGCTTGTATTCGGGAATGTGATCAGCGTCCAAAAGCGACTTCTAACGCACGTAAAGGACGGAACGCTGTTCTTCTGGGTCACCCTCACAGCGTCCAACACAGGTGCCCTCTTGGAAAGCACAGTGGCCATGAATAAGGCCGGTGGCATGAAGGTCGTTGACATTGTGAGTCGTTTAAATAGATTCGAGTCGCCTGACTCTTGTATAAGTCACCGCCTTCTTGAGATGTACTGCGTCTGCCGAAACATTACAGTGGCGTACATAGAGAGACAGATTTCTGTACACTGA
- the LOC135366126 gene encoding uncharacterized protein LOC135366126 isoform X2 yields MHVLPCKKTKKRLHHGESTDNYSEAENNEKPKEKPHSDWKVIYYQLPCFYCDRNEYVVNTSKCRIRDFDPFDPSLKEYIYRLKPERCDIPPPAIHQRGSSLYLSDEVVQMHYACVPQHVACTYQEVGRNRSANIPDDSVVYSERVTLTFRVPVHAEYIKVKCHCRNDKVFYTDFFLLPMMKKKVQSERQFTSAESDGTAEKLSVVVLGLDSVSRLNFKRYMKRTRNYIERFRPFEMLGMTKVGDNTFPNQIPLLTGKKASEVNELCATSFLDDEDLVWKKYSRKGYHTLFLEEAPWIGLFRHYCRGFRDPPVDYYPRPLILAVSRSALKVYSGKLPCFGARDQTSVHLNYTASVLSLLKDELHFSYTWIIDVAHEDVNGAGYADSSFRATFQSLEEAGVMNRSVVVFLSDHGTRYGDIRLLLTGKYEDRLPFCFLMFPPAFHQKYPHVIENLRKNQRRLTTPFDLHATLLEILQFPSFADKQEFRTRYGMSLLREIPEDRTCEDASISPHWCCCQITRKVPTKNQLAARMAMLVVDTVNGWLEKEVPGKCLPLVFGKVIRVQKRLLTHVKDGTLFFWVTLIAFNTGAILESTVAMNKAGGMKVVDIVSRLNRFNSSETCISHRLLEMYCVCRDIPAAS; encoded by the exons ATGCACGTTCTTCCatgcaagaagacgaagaagagacTTCACCATGGCGAATCTACGGATAACTATAGCGAGGCTGAGAACAATGAGAAACCAAAAGAGAAACCGCACAGCGATTGGAAAG TCATCTACTACCAACTTCCTTGCTTCTACTGCGATCGCAACGAATACGTCGTTAACACCAGCAAGTGCAGGATTCGTGACTTCGATCCATTCGACCCGTCTCTCAAAGAATACATCTACCGCTTGAAGCCTGAACGTTGCGATATCCCACCACCAGCCATACACCAAAGGGGATCCTCCCTTTATCTTAGCGATGAAGTTGTGCAAATGCACTACGCGTGTGTCCCGCAGCACGTCGCATGTACATATCAAGAGGTCGGCCGAAACCGCTCGGCGAATATCCCAGACGACAGCGTCGTCTACAGCGAACGGGTTACTCTTACTTTTCGAGTTCCAGTGCATGCGGAGTACATCAAAGTGAAGTGCCATTGTCGAAACGATAAAGTTTTTTACACGGACTTCTTCCTTCTGCCCATGATGAAAAAGAAAGTGCAATCTGAGCGCCAATTCACATCCGCGGAGTCAGACGGTACTGCTGAAAAACTGAGTGTCGTAGTACTTGGACTGGACTCGGTGTCTCGTCTCAACTTTAAGCGTTATATGAAACGGACGCGCAATTATATCGAACGTTTTCGTCCATTTGAGATGCTTGGCATGACGAAAGTGGGCGACAACACTTTTCCAAATCAGATTCCGTTACTGACTGGCAAGAAAGCAAGCGAGGTGAACGAATTATGTGCCACAAGCTTCCTTGACGATGAAGACTTGGTTTGGAAGAAATATTCTCGCAAAGGTTACCACACTCTCTTCCTAGAAGAGGCGCCGTGGATTGGCTTGTTCAGGCACTACTGCCGTGGCTTTCGCGACCCTCCTGTCGATTACTACCCTAGACCTCTCATTCTGGCAGTTTCGAGATCGGCCCTGAAGGTTTACAGTGGCAAACTTCCCTGCTTTGGAGCCAGAGATCAGACATCGGTACACTTGAACTACACGGCGTCGGTGCTGTCTCTTCTGAAAGACGAGCTGCATTTTTCATATACATGGATAATTGACGTAGCGCACGAAGACGTTAACGGAGCTGGTTACGCTGACAGTTCATTCCGAGCAACGTTCCAAAGTCTCGAGGAAGCGGGAGTCATGAACCGTTCGGTCGTCGTCTTCTTGAGCGACCATGGAACCCGATACGGAGACATCCGTCTATTATTAACTGGAAAGTACGAAGATAGATTGCCCTTCTGTTTCTTAATGTTTCCTCCAGCTTTCCATCAAAAATACCCTCACGTAATTGAAAACCTTCGCAAGAACCAGCGTAGGCTGACGACACCGTTTGATCTCCACGCCACCTTGTTGGAAATATTGCAGTTCCCTTCCTTTGCCGACAAGCAGGAATTCAGAACCAGGTACGGTATGAGCCTCTTGCGTGAGATACCTGAAGATAGGACGTGCGAGGATGCCTCCATATCACCACACTGGTGCTGCTGCCAAATAACACGGAAGGTACCTACCAAGAACCAATTAGCCGCGCGCATGGCAATGCTTGTAGTGGACACCGTAAATGGCTGGTTGGAAAAGGAAGTGCCAGGAAAGTGCCTCCCGCTTGTATTCGGGAAGGTGATCAGAGTCCAAAAGCGACTTCTAACGCACGTAAAGGACGGAACGCTGTTCTTCTGGGTCACCCTCATAGCGTTCAACACAGGTGCCATCTTGGAAAGCACAGTGGCCATGAATAAGGCCGGTGGCATGAAGGTCGTTGACATTGTTAGTCGTTTAAATAGATTCAACTCGTCTGAGACTTGTATAAGTCACCGCCTTCTTGAGATGTACTGCGTCTGCCGAGATATACCAGCAGCGTCTTAG
- the LOC135366126 gene encoding uncharacterized protein LOC135366126 isoform X1, whose translation MANLRITIARLRTMRNQKRNRTAIGKVMEWWTRRSLVTLCILPSIFTIPAVIYYQLPCFYCDRNEYVVNTSKCRIRDFDPFDPSLKEYIYRLKPERCDIPPPAIHQRGSSLYLSDEVVQMHYACVPQHVACTYQEVGRNRSANIPDDSVVYSERVTLTFRVPVHAEYIKVKCHCRNDKVFYTDFFLLPMMKKKVQSERQFTSAESDGTAEKLSVVVLGLDSVSRLNFKRYMKRTRNYIERFRPFEMLGMTKVGDNTFPNQIPLLTGKKASEVNELCATSFLDDEDLVWKKYSRKGYHTLFLEEAPWIGLFRHYCRGFRDPPVDYYPRPLILAVSRSALKVYSGKLPCFGARDQTSVHLNYTASVLSLLKDELHFSYTWIIDVAHEDVNGAGYADSSFRATFQSLEEAGVMNRSVVVFLSDHGTRYGDIRLLLTGKYEDRLPFCFLMFPPAFHQKYPHVIENLRKNQRRLTTPFDLHATLLEILQFPSFADKQEFRTRYGMSLLREIPEDRTCEDASISPHWCCCQITRKVPTKNQLAARMAMLVVDTVNGWLEKEVPGKCLPLVFGKVIRVQKRLLTHVKDGTLFFWVTLIAFNTGAILESTVAMNKAGGMKVVDIVSRLNRFNSSETCISHRLLEMYCVCRDIPAAS comes from the exons ATGGCGAATCTACGGATAACTATAGCGAGGCTGAGAACAATGAGAAACCAAAAGAGAAACCGCACAGCGATTGGAAAG GTCATGGAGTGGTGGACGAGAAGGTCACTAGTCACACTATGCATTCTTCCATCTATTTTCACGATACCTGCAGTCATCTACTACCAACTTCCTTGCTTCTACTGCGATCGCAACGAATACGTCGTTAACACCAGCAAGTGCAGGATTCGTGACTTCGATCCATTCGACCCGTCTCTCAAAGAATACATCTACCGCTTGAAGCCTGAACGTTGCGATATCCCACCACCAGCCATACACCAAAGGGGATCCTCCCTTTATCTTAGCGATGAAGTTGTGCAAATGCACTACGCGTGTGTCCCGCAGCACGTCGCATGTACATATCAAGAGGTCGGCCGAAACCGCTCGGCGAATATCCCAGACGACAGCGTCGTCTACAGCGAACGGGTTACTCTTACTTTTCGAGTTCCAGTGCATGCGGAGTACATCAAAGTGAAGTGCCATTGTCGAAACGATAAAGTTTTTTACACGGACTTCTTCCTTCTGCCCATGATGAAAAAGAAAGTGCAATCTGAGCGCCAATTCACATCCGCGGAGTCAGACGGTACTGCTGAAAAACTGAGTGTCGTAGTACTTGGACTGGACTCGGTGTCTCGTCTCAACTTTAAGCGTTATATGAAACGGACGCGCAATTATATCGAACGTTTTCGTCCATTTGAGATGCTTGGCATGACGAAAGTGGGCGACAACACTTTTCCAAATCAGATTCCGTTACTGACTGGCAAGAAAGCAAGCGAGGTGAACGAATTATGTGCCACAAGCTTCCTTGACGATGAAGACTTGGTTTGGAAGAAATATTCTCGCAAAGGTTACCACACTCTCTTCCTAGAAGAGGCGCCGTGGATTGGCTTGTTCAGGCACTACTGCCGTGGCTTTCGCGACCCTCCTGTCGATTACTACCCTAGACCTCTCATTCTGGCAGTTTCGAGATCGGCCCTGAAGGTTTACAGTGGCAAACTTCCCTGCTTTGGAGCCAGAGATCAGACATCGGTACACTTGAACTACACGGCGTCGGTGCTGTCTCTTCTGAAAGACGAGCTGCATTTTTCATATACATGGATAATTGACGTAGCGCACGAAGACGTTAACGGAGCTGGTTACGCTGACAGTTCATTCCGAGCAACGTTCCAAAGTCTCGAGGAAGCGGGAGTCATGAACCGTTCGGTCGTCGTCTTCTTGAGCGACCATGGAACCCGATACGGAGACATCCGTCTATTATTAACTGGAAAGTACGAAGATAGATTGCCCTTCTGTTTCTTAATGTTTCCTCCAGCTTTCCATCAAAAATACCCTCACGTAATTGAAAACCTTCGCAAGAACCAGCGTAGGCTGACGACACCGTTTGATCTCCACGCCACCTTGTTGGAAATATTGCAGTTCCCTTCCTTTGCCGACAAGCAGGAATTCAGAACCAGGTACGGTATGAGCCTCTTGCGTGAGATACCTGAAGATAGGACGTGCGAGGATGCCTCCATATCACCACACTGGTGCTGCTGCCAAATAACACGGAAGGTACCTACCAAGAACCAATTAGCCGCGCGCATGGCAATGCTTGTAGTGGACACCGTAAATGGCTGGTTGGAAAAGGAAGTGCCAGGAAAGTGCCTCCCGCTTGTATTCGGGAAGGTGATCAGAGTCCAAAAGCGACTTCTAACGCACGTAAAGGACGGAACGCTGTTCTTCTGGGTCACCCTCATAGCGTTCAACACAGGTGCCATCTTGGAAAGCACAGTGGCCATGAATAAGGCCGGTGGCATGAAGGTCGTTGACATTGTTAGTCGTTTAAATAGATTCAACTCGTCTGAGACTTGTATAAGTCACCGCCTTCTTGAGATGTACTGCGTCTGCCGAGATATACCAGCAGCGTCTTAG